gaacaataaagaaagattgaacgccatataaggtatgaatctagattaaaataaatcccatataatcaagtttgagataccacaacttgaaataaacttcttcacattcaatgttaaagggaaagcattaggtaatcatcaatcaaacataagaacattgataataacccatgagaataagttgaacacacatccaaattgatctctattgcttaattgcttgaataatactatccaagtatcttatacaaagcttgtgaaaaagtggaaatccccctacattgaataataatgaggtatatataggtgaagtcgTAACCACCTGAgttaactaccctaaccacctttataactactttataacttcctcaactacttgaaataacttcctcaactacttgaaataacttcctcaactttggaagaaataactacttagaaaaactacccaaaatgagaacttaggataactacctcatccaATGCTTAGAAAAACTACCCCTTACAAATAAGTTAGGATTGACCTAACTTTCACAAAAGAAAAGCCCAAAttctaactttaattacaataagtgacttaggtcacttttacaaagatcaacttgaaacattaaaacattaaagttaggACCAATGTAAGGCACttatccatcttcatcttctttattGATCCTTGTGACCATCTCATCATCTATTCATCTTTATTGACATCAAGAAGTAGTTTTTGCCAACACATCTTCTTCAAGTACATATGTGCTTCAACTATCCCATTAAGCATCTTTTTCTTCCATGAATACACCTTCCAAAAACCAAGGAGTCTTGCATCAATGTAACTAACTTATTTCAAAATATTGCATATTTTGTTCACATTTCCCCATAACCATCTTAACATGACATTAAAGCGAGAAGAGTTGAATGTATTCgctaaatgataaatttatatacatctatacattctTTGTCACATTCTGTCAATACTTCCTGCACTTCTCTTTATCTCCACATCAGCAAGATTCCAGAAATTGACTTTGGGATTTTTTGACATATCTTCTCATAAGCTTTTAAATTCATTCTAATATGTCTTTTGTGTGCAACCTGTTATTATTTCATTTTCCTCCATGAGATGACATGTTTTGGAGGCATTTGTCAAATGGATCTTTTTCTATGCAAATTCTTTCACGGCTTGTCCGGTGTACTTCAGTGGGTGTCCATACCATGAGCATGAAATAATGTTTCTCTCAAGCATCCTTTTGAATAATTCATGATGCCATGTCTATGTTTGTCATGCTACACACATGTCGACCAATGCCTCTCCTTTACTTTGTATTCTTGGGTGACAATGTTGATTGCTAGGACATAGTTAAAACCAACATCTTTCATAGGCAATTTAAGGAGTATCGGCAATGTTTAACTCTTTGTTCTCCCTCTTCATCGACATTATGGTATGTGTgagaatctttactttggcaaGCTAGGAAGAGTTACCAACTTGTTGACAAAACCAATATGCCACCTTGAAACCTTTTCTTCACCTTGTCTATACTTACATTCTTTCCTTGTGCTATTACAAAACTCCAGTTTTAACAAAGGCAAAAGGATGCTAGTAGAGGTTACAGAATTTGTCTTTACACTCGCCAATTGCATCGacttgaaaatttctaaagacTTTCTTTTAACAGACcgatttgtgcatatcctgcaatctttggttgtcatgagaccacatttctttgatgtTTTTCCTTTGAAGATGCTTTAGTGCATGACCATACATTGCTATGAAGACGTGAAGAGCCCTACGAAATGGTTGGGAAATGCGACATTACTtctgcaaattgcatttgtttgaaagttttgaaaTCTTTTTCAACATCTCCATTTTGCGCAGTCTGCAACTCAAACAGCTCATTCATTTTTTTCTATGTTCTTCCACACTTTGCATTCATATCGGCCAAGGTAATAGCAACTAAGTCATTCGATGATGGACGTTCACAACCTACTCCAAACCTTAGCATTGGCGTAGAGGAAGGCTGGCAGAAGTTGTTGAATTTGGGCTTTACACCTGAAAATTGCATATGCTTGAATATCTCCAAAGCTTTATCAACAAACCCATTCTGTGCATATCCAGCGACAATTGCAGTCCATGAAACCACATCTTGTTGAGGTATACCATCAAACAATTCATGTGCCTTCTGTagatttccacattttgcatacatgtctatcaagGCTGTCACAACTATAACATCTGAAGAAAATCCGTCTTCAAACACTTTTCGATGGATTTTCATACCCTCATCCAAGGCTCCCATTTTGGCgcacgcagggaggatgctggaaaaggttgctAAGTTGAGCTCTACATCTGCCAACTGCATTTTCTTAAAAATCTCTAAAGAGTTTTCCACAAGGCTATTTTGTGCATGTCTTGCAGTCATCGCATTTCATGAGATCACATCGATTTGAGGCATTTTGATGGGTGAACATTACCTGTTCGAAAGCTTCCATTTTGCGCAGGCAGAGAGGATGGTGGTTAGGGTCGTGGAATTCGGTTCTAAGTCTACGAACTGCATTTGCTTGAAGTTTCTAAAAATGTTTCTATGAATCTTGCACCTTATTCTTCGATGAAGTAGTTATTTGCaagtagttattataactaccttCTCTTCACCCTATGAAAACAAACGAAAAAATCCCTTTGTCGGAAATTTGTGAAAGTTGGCCAATCTTTCGATAATTTCACTTATCCTTCATGTCTTCACTTCATCGATGACTTTTGAGAGTGCCAAATTTTtcttttgataagctttctccaaatCTTTTTGGTGACTTTCCTTGTACACTCCACAACTTGTCACTAATGCTATTAGATGGGACATATCGGTGGTTTTGGATATTTGAGAAAGTCATCGATAAATGAGTGCATTGGGGTCTTTCAAAATTGAAACAATTCATTGACAAGTGAAGAGCTAAGTGAGAGAATCGGTCTTAAATACTTCGGAAACTTTGTGAAATGAGCaataaatatcattttgatatgCCATTTGATAAAAGCTTCATCTTCGGTGATTTATTAAAATGTAACAACTCATCGAAAATGCCTCATGATTGAATACATTGGCATCTTTGAAAACTTGGCCACAGTATGAAAAATCTCACCAGGAAGGAACATTGacacaaatttttttaaattttgacaagtttgaaattAGGGCTAACATCATCTGATAAAATTCTCCACATATCTTTGTTCCTCCAGGTGAGGATATTATTCATATACCCTTATCCCATCAATCCAAGGTTCATGATACAGGCCATTCCAATCTCAGGTACAAGAAATCATATaaaacaaatatgaagacataaagaaactACTCATTCCTGCAAACCTGTTCAGACTCTCGTGTAATCTTTCTGCAATCACCTGCCCCCAATCCAGGTAGGCGCTTCTGTTCAGCATGACTTGTATATAgaagtacatccagtcttcccaatacaAGGCATGGACATTTCCTTTTAACCTATTCAACAGAATGACAATGTCTCGCACCTCTGTTATGAAGCGTTCTCTAGTAAGTGGCCTTGGCAACCTGGACCCCCCTTTTTGAATCTATAGTAACCAATTCTTGGCAATCGCACTTTTATAAGTACTCTTATTCTCATAAAAGAAAGAGTATGATGTgccaatagtccaatcctcatatgGCTCCTTATGAGGTATACCCATAGCTACCATTACAGTGTC
This genomic stretch from Cryptomeria japonica chromosome 8, Sugi_1.0, whole genome shotgun sequence harbors:
- the LOC131041605 gene encoding pentatricopeptide repeat-containing protein At2g13600-like, with protein sequence MGDTSLVLADLSDFLERAKNPVQNSMMERIVKSGLIEAATFPIVAPCLELVLECMNRYDAEHRCIRNINGEVLLKIDRDTVKRKCPCLVLGRLDVLLYTSHAEQKRLPGLGAGDCRKITRESEQKLQANAVRRLRTEFHDPNHHPLCLRKMEAFEQLADVELNLATFSSILPACAKMGALDEGMKIHRKVFEDGFSSDVIVVTALIDMYAKCGNLQKAHELFDGIPQQDVVSWTAIVAGYAQNGFVDKALEIFKHMQFSGVKPKFNNFCQPSSTPMLRFGVGCERPSSNDLVAITLADMNAKCGRT